One region of Bacillus pumilus genomic DNA includes:
- a CDS encoding DMT family transporter has protein sequence MKKSWMYVALTCLFELLWVFGLNRADAVWEWAIIICLIPVDFYFLMKACEKLPTGTVYAVFAGVGTIGTSLMDYALFGGSFSLEKLLFMGILILGIIGLKVSDGDAHEQKGEAV, from the coding sequence ATGAAAAAAAGCTGGATGTATGTCGCACTCACTTGTTTATTCGAATTACTTTGGGTGTTTGGTTTAAATAGAGCTGATGCGGTGTGGGAGTGGGCGATCATTATTTGCTTGATCCCGGTTGATTTTTATTTTTTAATGAAAGCCTGCGAGAAGCTGCCGACAGGGACCGTGTACGCCGTGTTTGCCGGAGTTGGAACGATTGGTACGTCTTTGATGGATTACGCGCTGTTCGGCGGTTCGTTTTCATTAGAAAAGCTCTTATTTATGGGCATTTTAATTCTCGGCATTATTGGACTGAAAGTGTCTGATGGAGATGCACATGAGCAGAAAGGAGAAGCGGTATAA
- a CDS encoding DMT family transporter, translated as MGWFFVLLASACEIGGTIGLNMFSKKKQITTGILFVGGFALSFLFLYASFSSVQVSVAYTVWIGLGTAGSVLFNMILFKEPKNMIRILSLLLIVIGVVGLKLFA; from the coding sequence ATGGGCTGGTTTTTTGTACTATTAGCCTCTGCCTGCGAAATCGGCGGAACCATTGGCCTCAATATGTTTAGTAAGAAAAAGCAAATCACGACAGGTATTTTATTTGTCGGCGGATTTGCGTTATCCTTTTTGTTTTTATACGCTTCGTTCTCTTCCGTTCAAGTATCCGTTGCCTATACGGTCTGGATTGGACTTGGAACGGCGGGCTCTGTCTTGTTTAATATGATTCTATTTAAAGAGCCGAAAAACATGATTCGTATACTCAGCTTGCTGCTGATTGTGATTGGCGTCGTTGGGCTGAAGTTATTTGCGTAA